Proteins encoded in a region of the Coffea eugenioides isolate CCC68of chromosome 4, Ceug_1.0, whole genome shotgun sequence genome:
- the LOC113767884 gene encoding small nuclear ribonucleoprotein E-like, translated as MASTKVQRIMTQPINLIFRFLQSKARIQIWLFEQKDLRIEGRIIGFDEYMNLVLEDAEEVNIKKKTTKQLGRILLKGDNITLMMNTGK; from the exons atGGCTAGCACCAAAGTTCAGAGGATTATGACCCAACCTATC AACCTGATATTCAGGTTTCTTCAAAGC AAAGCTCGAATTCAGATTTGGCTCTTTGAGCAGAAGGATTTGAGGATTGAAGGCCGCATCATT GGTTTTGATGAGTACATGAATTTGGTCCTGGAAGATGCTGAGGAAGTCAACATAAAGAAGAAGACCACGAAGCAATTGG GGAGGATACTTCTGAAGGGGGACAATATCACATTGATGATGAACAC GGGTAAATGA